The Bradyrhizobium betae genomic interval AAGGTCGATGGCCTCGATCAGCGCGCCGAAGATGGTTGCCTTGACCTCGTAGTAATTGTCCGAGCGGCGGGACTCCATGGATGGCGCCGGCTTCGCCGGGGCGAGCGGCGGCGAGGCGATGGCCGGCGGGGGCGGCGCGCGCGACACCGCGGGCGCCGGAGCCTGGACAGGCTCTGGCGACACGGCGCCGGGCTTGGGAGCCCGAGTATCGGTGTCTGTTCCGCTACGCTTACCGAACACTTAACAACTCCATGCGGCGGCTTATTTTCCCCGCAACTTGTCAATCAGGGGTGAAAGCAGGGACGACTTTTGCTTCTTCGTCTCGCTGCGGCCGGTCAGGCGCTGGGCGATCTGAAGGAACATCTCGATCGATTTGTGGTTGGCCGAGATCTCCGCGATCATCTGGCCGTTGTTGGCGGCCGAGCCGAATATCTGCGGCTCGAACGGGATCGAGACGACCGGCTGGCTCTCGATCGCCTTGGCAAACTCCGCGGCGGCGATTTCGGGCCGTTTCGGGACGCCGACCTGGTTCAGGCAGTAGAGCGGCGGCCGGTCGTTGGGCCGAGAGGCCTTCAGGAGGTCGAACAGGTTCTTGGTGTTGCGCAAATTGGCGAGGTCGGGCGCCGCCACGATCAGGATGTCGTCCGCCCCGATCAGGGCGCGCTTGGTCCAGCCCGACCATTGGTGCGGAACATCGAGCACGATGCAGGGCATGGTGGAGCGCAACGTGTCGAACACGGCGTCGAAGGCGTCGGTGCCGAAATCATACACCCGGTCGAGCGTCGCGGGCGCCGCCAACAGGCTGAGATGATCGGTGCATTTCGACAGCAGGCGGTCGATGAAGGCGGTATCGACCCGATCCGGCGAGAACACGGCGTCCGCAATACCTTGCGGCGGGTCCTGGTTGTAGTCGAGCCCGGCGGTGCCGAAGGCAAGGTCGAGATCGGCAACGACCGCGTCCATCGCGAGATCGCGCGCGATCGCCCAGGCGACGTTGTGGGAGATGGTGGACGCGCCGACGCCGCCCTTGGCGCCGACCACTGCGATGATACGGCCGACTGCCTTGGCTTCCGGCGCGGAGAACAGGTTGCAGATCGAGCGCACCACGTCGATCGCGCCGACCGGCGCGAGCACATAGTCGCTGACGCCGCGGCGCACCAGCTCGCGATAGAGCGTGACGTCGTTGATGCGGCCGATCACGACTACGCGGGTGCCGGCGTCGCAGACCGTGGCGAGATGGTCGAGCCCGCTCAAGAGGTCGTTGCGGCCATCGCTCTCGAGCACGATCACGTTCGGCGTGGGAGCCGAGCGGTAGGCTTCGATCGCGGCCGCCATGCCGCCCATCTGGATCTTCAGATGGGCCTTGCCGAGGCGGCGGTCCTCGCCGGCCGACTGCACTGCGGCTGCTGTCTCCACGGTCTCGCAGAACGCCTGGACCGACACGCGCGGCGCGGGCGCAATATGTTCCTCGACCGG includes:
- a CDS encoding AAA family ATPase, which translates into the protein MISYARQTQEEQPDAPPPVEEHIAPAPRVSVQAFCETVETAAAVQSAGEDRRLGKAHLKIQMGGMAAAIEAYRSAPTPNVIVLESDGRNDLLSGLDHLATVCDAGTRVVVIGRINDVTLYRELVRRGVSDYVLAPVGAIDVVRSICNLFSAPEAKAVGRIIAVVGAKGGVGASTISHNVAWAIARDLAMDAVVADLDLAFGTAGLDYNQDPPQGIADAVFSPDRVDTAFIDRLLSKCTDHLSLLAAPATLDRVYDFGTDAFDAVFDTLRSTMPCIVLDVPHQWSGWTKRALIGADDILIVAAPDLANLRNTKNLFDLLKASRPNDRPPLYCLNQVGVPKRPEIAAAEFAKAIESQPVVSIPFEPQIFGSAANNGQMIAEISANHKSIEMFLQIAQRLTGRSETKKQKSSLLSPLIDKLRGK